A genomic stretch from Helianthus annuus cultivar XRQ/B chromosome 1, HanXRQr2.0-SUNRISE, whole genome shotgun sequence includes:
- the LOC110876439 gene encoding kiwellin-1 — translation MGAFLVALLVLVLACSPQIEAQTCQPSAGITGKEPSQQCNTENNSECCVEGQFYTTYECSPPVSSTTEATLTLNSFQEGGDGGSESACDGSFHSDDTAVVALSTGWFNGGSRCGNFISINGNGRSVQAMVVDECDSNMGCDEEHAYQPPCRNNIVDASKAVWEALGVSEVNQGELEITWSDA, via the coding sequence ATGGGTGCCTTCCTGGTTGCATTGCTGGTTCTTGTTCTTGCATGCTCCCCACAGATTGAGGCTCAAACCTGCCAGCCTAGCGCAGGCATAACTGGTAAAGAACCATCTCAACAATGCAACACCGAAAATAACTCGGAGTGTTGCGTCGAAGGACAATTTTACACGACCTACGAATGTTCGCCACCGGTTTCAAGTACAACGGAGGCGACACTAACATTGAACAGTTTCCAAGAAGGAGGTGATGGAGGTAGCGAATCAGCATGCGACGGTAGTTTCCACTCCGATGACACTGCGGTAGTAGCACTGTCAACAGGGTGGTTCAATGGAGGTAGTAGGTGTGGCAATTTCATCAGTATCAATGGTAATGGACGAAGTGTACAGGCCATGGTTGTTGATGAGTGTGACTCTAATATGGGTTGTGATGAAGAGCATGCCTATCAACCCCCATGCCGCAATAACATTGTTGATGCCTCTAAAGCTGTTTGGGAAGCTTTGGGTGTATCAGAAGTTAATCAGGGAGAATTAGAAATAACTTGGTCAGATGCATAA